The Chloroflexota bacterium DNA segment CGGACTGTAAAGTCGGCCGCGGCGGATCATGACAGATGTCGGTAGCGCCACCTCGTGGCCCTCCTGTATCTTCGCTTGGGCCAGCGCGCCGGTCTCGACCTCCCGCGTTATGCCGTGTACTGGCAGGAACGAAACGCCGAGCCCCCGCTCGATCATGCGCTTTGTCGCCTCGATGCTGTCCAGCACCATGCCCACGTTCGGAATGATGCCCGCCTCGCGGCATACACGGTCGATCAGCTGGAAGTAGGACGATTCGCGGTCGTAGAGGATAAGCGGCTCCTTGGCTACGTCGTAGATGCTCACCTCTCCATGAGCCGCAAAGGGGTGCTGCGGGTGGATGGTAAGCGCCAACTCCTCGTTGTAGAGGTTGACGGCAAGCACGTCTGGGTGCCGGAGCGTCCGGGCGAGGCCCACTTGGACCTCCTCGTCCGCCACCATCTTGAGCACCTCGGAGGACCTGCCTGTGCGGATATGGACCTCGATGCCCGGGTACTCCGTGCGGAACTGCGCCAGGATCTCGGGCAGCACGTACGCGCCAATGGCCCGCGCCGTGCCGACCAGCAATGTGCCGCTGGTGGCCGCCTGCAGGGCGTTCAATGTTGAGCGTCCTTGTTCGAGGGTTTCGAGCGCCCGCTGCGCGTACGGAAGGAACGACTTGCCCGCTTCAGTCAGCCGAACACCACGGCCCATGCGGTGGAAGAGCGTGGCCTTTAACTCCGTTTCCAGCGCCTGAATGCGAGCGCTCAATGACGGTTGAGTGAGGATGAGCGATTGCGCCGCGCGGACAAAGCTCCCACGCTCCGCAGCCGCGATAAACGCCTTTAGTTGAGCTATTTCCACCTGTACCCTCCAGACTATCCGGCAGCCGCTACGAAATGGACAGAAAATATTCCTTCTGCAATTATAATTGACTATAGCTCCTATAGAAAGACTCTGTAACGGAAATGCAGGGTGTCAGGTTTGCGCCACAGGCTAACCGCTATCCCGTGTAGGTGACGCCATCGAGGGAGCAGTGTGGCGAAAGGGCGCACCGGTGCAGCATCACGTGCAGCACCGGCTCACCGCTGCGAACTGCGCGATGCGGCCCGCTCGCCATGGGTAGGGCGAGTGCCCGGCACACGCTTGTCCATGATGCCGTGTCCGCAGGCGACAGTCCCCAGTCCCGCAGTCGGGGGCCATCGACTGTAGTTCCCGCAGATCGAGCAAAACGTCGTCATACGCCTTCTGTGTGGCCGCTAGACGTTCGGCCAGTCGGGAGACGTCGAGGGTGTCGTGGGAGGGCGCAGAGGCCGCCGCGTACTCCGACTGTAGCGCGGCCATCGACGCTTCCATCTCGGCCAGCCGGAGTTCCAGCGCCTTGGTGCGCCTGTGGAGTCCCTTGGGGGCTGAGTGTCCCGACATCTGCTATTCCCCTGCAAGTTTGACGCCTACGGTAGCACAACGTCATGGCTGACACACGGCGCATTGACACACGGCGCCTCGCAATGGCACCATCCCAGCATCCTGCGAGCGCCCAACCGCGCGAGAAAGCGACTGCCCATGGCCAAACACGGCTTCTCGGTCATGGACTCCGACATGCACATCGTGGAGCCCAATGACCTGTTTGAGCGCTACCTTGATGCCCCCTACAGCCACCAGGCGCCCAAGATCACCCGCGTGCGCGGCCAGAGGGTGGGCATCTTCCTCTTCCAGGGGCATGCCTTCCCGACGGTCGATGTGGAGCACCCTGTGCGCAACGTCGGCATGGCCAGCCGCGCCGACGCCGCCTCCAAGCCCATGCGCGACAAAGGGTACTCCGGCGAATCCCAGCTTGAAGCTATGGACATGGAGGGCATCGACATCGCCATCATGTTCCCCACCGTCGCCCTCTACATCCCCAACGGCATGGATGACGTGGATCCCGGCCTCTCCGCCGCCGTGTGCCGCGCCTACAACAACTGGCTCTACGACTTCTGCCAGGCCGACCCGGCCCGCATGAAGGTCTGCGCCATGCTCCCCCAGCACGACACCGGCGAGGCAGTCAAGGAGGCGGAGCGCGCGGTCAAGGAGCTCGGCGCGGTGGGCGTCTACATGCGCCCCAACTTCGTCAACGGCCGGACGCTGCACAGCGGCTACTGGCACCCGCTCTGGAGCACGCTGCAGGAGCTCGACGTCCCTGTCGGATTCCACGAGGGCACCGGCTCCGTCTACTTCCAGGACGGGTCCGAGTTCGGCGACAACCGTCTCATGCGCCATGCCGCCTCGCACCCCATCGGCATGATGAAGGCCGTGATGAGCATGGTTTGCGGAGGCGTGTTCGAACTTTTCCCGCGCCTGCGGGCTGCCTACCTCGAGGCTAATGCCGGCTGGGTTCCCTTTTGGCTTGCGCGAATGGATCGCGACTACGAGCTCTACGGCGAGTGGGACGCCCGAATCCTCACTCGCAAGCCCAGCGACTATTTCCGCTCAAACTGCTACGTCGGCACCGAGGCCGACGAGGCCGAGCTCAAGTACACCATCGACGCCTTTGGCGACGCCAACATCGTATTCTCGACCGACTACCCTCACCACGACTCGGAGTTCCCCTACGCAACCGATGAGTTCCTCAAGATGCCGGACGTGAACAACGAGAGCAAGAAGCGCATCCTGTGGGAGAACTGCTCGCGGTTGTACAACATCGGCTAAAGCGAAACGCCAACGCCAGAGGGTCTGGTATCATGGGCAGGCTCGCCAGGCGGTGAGTCCGCAAGAGAAGGAGGCAACATGGCCCAACAGGCGCTCCTCAGCCCGGAAGCGGTTATTGAGGAGTTCAACAAGAATGGCGTGACCCACGTCGTATACCTGCCCGACAGCGAGACAAACTGGATGTACCAGCTCATGGAGGCGGACCCCTCATTGGACCTGATCCCGGTTTCCAGGGAAGGCGAGAGCATCGCGATTGCGGCTGGGATCATCGCTGGGGGAAAGAAGCCCGTGGTGCTCATCCAGAACACCGGCATGTTTGAGTCTGGTGACTCCATTCGCGGCCTCGCCCAGGACTGCGAAATCCCCGTGGTGATGCTCATCGGCTACCGCGGTTGGACCCGGCACGGGCCAACCCCGGACTCGGCGGCACGTCTCACCGAGCCGACGCTGCGTGCTTGGAACGTGCCCTACTACCTTGTAGAGCATGACGGTGATGCTGACCGCATCTCCGCCGCCTTCGAGCAAGCCGCCCGCACCAGCGGCCCCATCGCCGTTCTTGTGGGCGACGAGTACCACGGCTTCAATCGGTAACACAGCGAGGAGTTGACATGATTAACCAGGTAGACCTTATGGCCGTGGTGGAGAAGCACCGGGACAACGGAATTGTGGTGCCCACCATGACCGGTAGCCGTGGCTGGAACGAGGTCAGCAACGACAAGGACCGCGACATACCCATTGGCGGTGCCATGGGCAAGGCATCCTCCTTCGCACTGGGACTGGCATTGGCGCAGCCGGACACCAGGGTCATCGTCTTTGACGGCGATGGCAGCCTGTTAATGAACCTTGGGACCCTGGTAACCATTGCGGAGAAGTCGCCCAAGAACCTCTACCACTTCGTCTTGGAGAACGGCGTGTATGCGGTGACCGGAGGCCAGCCCATCCCCGGCGCCAACAAGCTCTCCTTCGCGGGCATGGCCCGCGAGGCAGGCTACGCAGCCGCTTTCGAGTTCGACGATCTGGAAGACTTCGCGTCCCGCGCGGACGAGGTGCTTGAGATTGAGGGGCCCGTGTTCATCTGCTTCAAGACCACTCCTGAGGTGCAGAATGAGCCCATCGGCCTGCGTCCGGCGTCGGGGCTGAAGCCAACGCGCGTGGCAATCAAGGACGTGATGGCAAGCCTCGGCGTCTAGGCCAACTGACTCGTGAAGAGTTCTGCTGCCCCCTCCAAGTGCGCCGGACCACTCTGATGGCCGGCGAACTGGAAGGGGCAGTATAGTTGAAAGAGGAACATCATGGCTGACTCGAACTTGAAAGGGAACATCATCCCCGGCATGCGTTACCGCGACGCGCCCGCAGCCATCGACTGGCTCTGTGACATCCTCGGCTTCCAGCGCCATCTCGTCGTGCCCAACGAAGACGGCACGATCGCACACGCGCAGCTGACGCTGGGCAACGGCATGATCATGCTGGGTTCGTCCCAGGGGAGCGAGTTCGATGGTGTTGTCGGCCCGTCCTCCCCGGATGGCACGCTGACGCAGGCCGCTTACATCGTGGTGCAGGACATCAAGGCGCTCTACGAGAGTGTGAAGGCCGCCGGTGCCGACATCGTCATGGAGCTGGACGAGCAGCACTACGGCGGCAGCCTCTTCGCCGTCCGCGACCCCGAAGGCCAGCTCTGGAACGTCGGCAGCTACGATCCATGGGCCGAGTGGAGCGGCGCCAGCTAGGGCAGGTCCAGCTCAAAGGCCCGGTGCAGCGCCCGCACGGCATCTGCGCTCTGGCTGTCTGACACGATGCAGGTGATGCGGATCTCCGACGTCGTGATCATCTCTATGTTCACGCCCGCCTCCGCCAGCGCGCGGAACATCGTCGAGGCGTAGCCCGGCGAGTTCTGCATCCCTGTGCCCACCACGCTCACCTTCGCCAGCGCATCGTCGTGGCTCACACCCCTTGCGCCGATCTCCTCTGCCACGGGCCGCACAAGCGGCAAAGTCTTCTCCACATCCGTCCGCGCGACCGTGAACGAGAGGTCCGTCAAGTTGTCCACGCTGGTGTTCTGCACAATGGTGTCGACGCTGACTCCCGCCTGCGCGAGCGGCTCAAAGAATGCCGCCGCGATGCCGGGTCGGTCTGGCACCCCGAGCACCGTCACCTTTGCCACGTTCGTATCGCTCGCCACACCGCGGACCTTGCTGCGGACCTCCATGTCTGCCTCCCGGTGAATGAGGGTTCCCGGGGCCTCGCTGAACGTCGAGGCCACCAGGATCGGAATGTTGTACAGCTCGCCGAGCTCAATGGAACGCGGCTGCATCTTCGCGCCGCTCGCCGCCAGCTCCAGCATCTCCTCGTAGTCAATCTCATCCAGCTTGCGCGCCTCCGCGACGATGCGAGGGTCGGCCGTGAAGATCCCCTCCACGTCCGTGTAGATCTCGCATCGCTCCGCGCCCAGCGCCGCCGCCAGTGCGACGGCCGTCGTGTCGGAGCCGCCGCGGCCCAGTGTCGTGACCTCTTGCTCCTCTGTAACCCCTTGAAAGCCGCAGACCACGGCAACGCGGCCCGCGTCCAGTTCGGCCCGGATGCGGTCGGGCGCCACTTCGGCGATGCGCGCCTTGCCGTGGAGCGCCTCCGTCTGAATGCCCGCCTGCAGCCCTGTGAGGCTCACTGCCGGGCAATCCATGTCGTTGAGCGCCATAGCCACGAGCGCGCACGAAACGATCTCACCGGTGGACAGCAGCAGGTCCACCTCGCGCTCCACTGGCGCCTTGGCCACGCTCCGCGACAGCGCCAGCAGGTCGTCCGTGGAGTCACCCATGGCCGAGCACACCACCACGACGCCGGTGTCGCCGCTTCGCGACGCCGCAATCCGCCGCGCAACACCCCGTACCTTCTCAGGGTCAGCCAGGGAACTCCCCCCGTATTTCTGTACGATGACTGCCATTCCCAACTCTTCTCTGACTGTGTTCTTCTGTTCTTCGTCGACGCTACCCCGCGGACACCACGTGCGCCCCCTGCGGGCTCACCTTCGTCACCTTCACGTCGCCCGGCACACCGGCTTTGTCAGCCATGTCCGCCATCTCGTACCCGACCGTCATCTCCCGGTCGACGGTCAGCGCAAGAATCGTCGAACCGGCGCCCGACAGGAACGCCCCGACGGCCCCGGCGTCCAGCGCCGCGCGAATGATCCGCGCCATCGCCGGGAAGAGCACGCCTCGAGCGGGCTGATGCAGCCGGTCCTGCGTCGCCGTGCGCAGCAACGAGACATCGCCCATCGAGAGGGCGTTCACCAGTAGCGCGGCCCGGCCCATGTTGAACACCGCGTCGGCCCGGCTAACGGTCGGCCCGAGCAACCCCCGCGCCTGTTGCGTTGGCATCTGCTGCGATGGGATGTATAGCACCGCCCATAGGTCGCTCGCCAGCGGCACCGCGGAGGTCACCAGAGCATCGCCGTCCTGCACAACTATCTGGCACCCGCCCAGCAGCGCGGGAGTCACGTTGTCCGGGTGCCCCTCAATCTCGACGGCCAGCGCCAGCACTTCATCCTGCGTCAATGGGTTCTCGCAGAGCGCATTCGCCGCCACAAGCCCGCCGACCGCCGCCGCGGAACTGCTGCCGAGCCCCCTGCCCAGCGGGACAGCGTTGTCGCACGTCAGCGAGAGCTGCGGTGTCGGCTTGC contains these protein-coding regions:
- a CDS encoding VOC family protein, producing the protein MADSNLKGNIIPGMRYRDAPAAIDWLCDILGFQRHLVVPNEDGTIAHAQLTLGNGMIMLGSSQGSEFDGVVGPSSPDGTLTQAAYIVVQDIKALYESVKAAGADIVMELDEQHYGGSLFAVRDPEGQLWNVGSYDPWAEWSGAS
- a CDS encoding amidohydrolase family protein yields the protein MAKHGFSVMDSDMHIVEPNDLFERYLDAPYSHQAPKITRVRGQRVGIFLFQGHAFPTVDVEHPVRNVGMASRADAASKPMRDKGYSGESQLEAMDMEGIDIAIMFPTVALYIPNGMDDVDPGLSAAVCRAYNNWLYDFCQADPARMKVCAMLPQHDTGEAVKEAERAVKELGAVGVYMRPNFVNGRTLHSGYWHPLWSTLQELDVPVGFHEGTGSVYFQDGSEFGDNRLMRHAASHPIGMMKAVMSMVCGGVFELFPRLRAAYLEANAGWVPFWLARMDRDYELYGEWDARILTRKPSDYFRSNCYVGTEADEAELKYTIDAFGDANIVFSTDYPHHDSEFPYATDEFLKMPDVNNESKKRILWENCSRLYNIG
- a CDS encoding thiamine pyrophosphate-dependent enzyme translates to MINQVDLMAVVEKHRDNGIVVPTMTGSRGWNEVSNDKDRDIPIGGAMGKASSFALGLALAQPDTRVIVFDGDGSLLMNLGTLVTIAEKSPKNLYHFVLENGVYAVTGGQPIPGANKLSFAGMAREAGYAAAFEFDDLEDFASRADEVLEIEGPVFICFKTTPEVQNEPIGLRPASGLKPTRVAIKDVMASLGV
- a CDS encoding thiamine pyrophosphate-binding protein; amino-acid sequence: MAQQALLSPEAVIEEFNKNGVTHVVYLPDSETNWMYQLMEADPSLDLIPVSREGESIAIAAGIIAGGKKPVVLIQNTGMFESGDSIRGLAQDCEIPVVMLIGYRGWTRHGPTPDSAARLTEPTLRAWNVPYYLVEHDGDADRISAAFEQAARTSGPIAVLVGDEYHGFNR
- the thrB gene encoding homoserine kinase, with product MPATTANLGPGFDCLGMALDIWNTVRLEAGSSGVRVSGEGEGSLNLGRDNLVIRAAESLFRAIGKPTPQLSLTCDNAVPLGRGLGSSSAAAVGGLVAANALCENPLTQDEVLALAVEIEGHPDNVTPALLGGCQIVVQDGDALVTSAVPLASDLWAVLYIPSQQMPTQQARGLLGPTVSRADAVFNMGRAALLVNALSMGDVSLLRTATQDRLHQPARGVLFPAMARIIRAALDAGAVGAFLSGAGSTILALTVDREMTVGYEMADMADKAGVPGDVKVTKVSPQGAHVVSAG
- a CDS encoding aspartate kinase, producing the protein MAVIVQKYGGSSLADPEKVRGVARRIAASRSGDTGVVVVCSAMGDSTDDLLALSRSVAKAPVEREVDLLLSTGEIVSCALVAMALNDMDCPAVSLTGLQAGIQTEALHGKARIAEVAPDRIRAELDAGRVAVVCGFQGVTEEQEVTTLGRGGSDTTAVALAAALGAERCEIYTDVEGIFTADPRIVAEARKLDEIDYEEMLELAASGAKMQPRSIELGELYNIPILVASTFSEAPGTLIHREADMEVRSKVRGVASDTNVAKVTVLGVPDRPGIAAAFFEPLAQAGVSVDTIVQNTSVDNLTDLSFTVARTDVEKTLPLVRPVAEEIGARGVSHDDALAKVSVVGTGMQNSPGYASTMFRALAEAGVNIEMITTSEIRITCIVSDSQSADAVRALHRAFELDLP
- a CDS encoding LysR family transcriptional regulator, with product MEIAQLKAFIAAAERGSFVRAAQSLILTQPSLSARIQALETELKATLFHRMGRGVRLTEAGKSFLPYAQRALETLEQGRSTLNALQAATSGTLLVGTARAIGAYVLPEILAQFRTEYPGIEVHIRTGRSSEVLKMVADEEVQVGLARTLRHPDVLAVNLYNEELALTIHPQHPFAAHGEVSIYDVAKEPLILYDRESSYFQLIDRVCREAGIIPNVGMVLDSIEATKRMIERGLGVSFLPVHGITREVETGALAQAKIQEGHEVALPTSVMIRRGRLYSPAMRAFLGTLARRYAAAIPAIESDRAVA